Below is a window of Terriglobus sp. RCC_193 DNA.
GGCGCAGCGAAGGCTTCTTCATCATCACCAGCACAAGCAATGGCAGCACAAGGTAAAAGTGCTCTTCCACGCAGAGTGACCATGCATGTGAAAAGGCACGCGTCGCGAACGTAAAGCCAAAGTTCTGGGTAAAGGTAAGAAACTTCCAAAGCGGCGGCAGCGCAGGAAAGTCTCGCCATGCAGGCACCAGAAAATACAGCGCAACAACCGTAAGATACGCAGGCAGGATGCGAAAGGCCCGGCGCAGATAGAACTCTTTGAGCGATGGCTTGTGCTCGCGCAGATACGGCTTTAGTAACTGCCTGCCAATGAGGTAACCGCTCAGCACAAAGAAGAGATCGACGCCCATCCAGCCGTGCCAGGTAACTGTGATGAGTTGCATGGGTAACTCACCAAAGATCGTCAGGTGGTAGAAGACCACCGCCAGAACGGCGAAGGCACGCAAGGTATCGAGGCCATGCAAACGGCTGATGTGCTTCGTCATGGTGTGAGTGGGTCGCGGAGCGAGAGCGAATTCAGACTATCGCATCTTCGTGTGAATCAGCCGGTAACATTCTGGGTTTCGCGATGTAGTGCCAGTGGTATGCACAGATATAGATACTGTGCGGCATGTAAGCCGCAGACAATACTCGCCGTCCCATAAAGTGCAGGAGACGCATTGGCACTGGCCGACTTGGTTTATCCGGAGACCTAAGTTATCGCCTTCGCTCATATCGCCCCGAGCGCAACTTCGACGGAGAGATTACATGAAACCAAACTCATTGCTGATGAGACTGGTGGTCGATAAAAACCACGAACCGGATGAAAAAGATTGGTGTCCCCCTCTTGATCGGCGTGCAGCGCTGAAGATTCTCAGCATGGGTGCAGTCGGAAGCGCCGTTACAGGTTGCGGAAACAGCGCCACCACCACCTCTTCCGCAACCAGCACCACGCTCTCACTGGCCGCATCTGCCACCTCGGCCACGGTCGGTACTTCCATCACACTTACCGCAATGGTTGCACCCTCTGCCGCCACTGGAACCGTCACGTTCTACAGTGGGACCACAGTCCTCGGAAGCGCGACGCTAAGCTCTGGTACGGCAACACTCACCACTACCTTTTCAAGCGCACAAACAGCATCCGTCACTGCCGTTTATTCCGGCGACGGCACTTACTCCGGCAGCACTTCCAGCGCACTTACTATTACCATTACAACGCAGCAAGGCACCACCGCAACCAGCACAGCACTTAGTGTCTCTACCACGGCAACCACTGTAGGTAGCTCCATCATCCTCACCGCGCAGGTAACACCATCAGCCGCCACTGGGACCGTTACGTTCTACAACGGCACCACCTCGCTCGGCACAGGCACGCTGTCTAGCGGCATTGCAACATTAACCGTCACCTTCAGCACCGCCCAGACGGCTTCGCTCAAAGCAACCTATGCAGGAGACAGCACCTATGCTTCCAGCACGTCAGGGGTTGTGTCAGTGTCCGTAACGGCCAGCAGCACGTCCTGCGGAACAACAATCCCCGCGGTGACAGAAGGCCCTTACTGGACGGACGATAGTGCCTCTGGCTATAACCGCTCGACTATCACGTCCGACATTGGCGGGACAAACACACAAACAGGTGTGCCTTTTACCCTGACGCTTTATATCTACGACCGCAAGAATAGCTGCGCAGCCATGCAGAATGTCCAGGTGGATATATGGCACTGTAATGCTGCGGGCGTTTACTCGGGTATCAAGAGTTCCACAAACGGCAACGGCGTCGATTACACCAGCCAGAGCTGGCTGCGCGGCTATCAACTCTCAGACAGCACCGGCATGGTAAAGTTCGTCACCATCGTTCCCGGCTGGTACACCGGCCGAACCACACACATTCACATGCGTCTGCGGTCCACATACGACACATCGTCTGACGGCAGCACAAACACCGCGCAACTATTCTTCGACCAGACATTTATTGACAGTCTGGACACCACTGCCTCCCCTTACAGCAGTGAAGGCAAGAATTCTGTAACCAACGCGGGCGATTCTATCTACAACTCCGAAGGCGGCACCACGTTACTAAGTCTCAGCGGTTCCGCCAGCGCAGGCTACGCAGCCGCATTCAGCATCTACCTTCCACTTAGCTAAGTGGAAGGTAGATGAGGCAAAGCACTTACTCCGAAATAGAGAAGGTATAAATCTTTCCGGCATGCGCAATCCCCGGAGCGCCCGCAGAACCGGGAGCAAGCACGCCATACTCACCCTTCTGCAGATCACGCGGTACAGTGAATCCAAACAGCCGCGAACTTATCTTGTGAATGGGAATATCCAGCGCATCGCGGTCCGCGCCTGTTTCTGAATGGAAGACATTTCCTGTCTTCACGCGAAACTCACGGCGATCACTCTTCTCATGAAAGCGCAGGATCACATACTCCACCGCATCCACCTGCGTACCCGGTGCAAGAATCATCATCTCCGTGCCGGGTGAAATCTTCAGGTGCGACTTCGGCCCGCTCACCACGCCGTTTTCATCTTTCTTGATGATGTTGTTCGTCGCCAGACTTTTCAGCGCGCCACCATCGCGATACTTCACCAGTTCCGGCCCAACCGCTTCCCACTGCCCCTGCACGTTCTTGAAATACAAACCCGGATCATCGGAATTCACTGACAGCGGAGTCACCTCCACCGGCACAACAGGATGCATCTCCAGCCCGCTGTTCTTCGCCAGCATCGCCGTAATCACTGCCTGCGACACACCCGCTTCCTTCAGAGCAATCAGGTCATCCGGCCCCGTCCTGTACTCGCCCGGCTGTGAACGCACCGTTTGCAACAGGATGCTGTCGTCCAGCCCCGCCTTGCTCATCTTCACAATGGCATCGTTGTTCAACACGGAGCCATGCTGCTTCGCCGCAGTTTTTCCGCTATCGGACAACTGCGGCAACGGCCCCTCAACACCACCCTGCGCATGCAGAAGAGGAGTAACGACAAACAAAGCGGAAACAAGGAAACGACGCATCGGAATGAAAGGGCTCCGCAAAGCAGAATGACACAGATATAGACGATTCGCCCCACCATTCGCGTACTACTGCCATTTCAATTCGACGGAAGCCGAAGAACGCGTGTATACAGTTTTCGCGAAGGAGCATTGAGTATGAATCGACGCGAACTGCTGCAGACCGGAGCCCTGGCGCTTGCCACAACTGGCACCACACGGTGGATGATGGGACAGGGGAGTTCCATGAACGATCACGCTGCCGTACCGCGCACCAACTGGGCCAGGAACCTGCATTACAGCACCAACCACGTCTATGCGCCCACCGACGCCGCGCAGGTGCCGGAGATCGTCAAGGCCAACGCAAAGCTCAAAGGCCTCGGCTCGCGCCACTGTTTCAACAACATCGCCGACTCCACCGCCGCGCAGATTTCCATGCGCGAAGTGAAAGGCATCTTCATCGACGCGGCAGCAAAGACCGTCACCGTCGGCGCGGGCATTGCGTATGGCGAACTCGCACCGACGCTGGACAAAGCCGGATTTGCACTCGCCAACCTCGCCTCGCTGCCGCACATCTCCGTCGGCGGCACCATCGCCACGGCAACCCACGGCTCCGGCGTGAATAACAAGAACCTCTCCGCCGCCGTCCGCGCACTCGAAATCGTCAAGGCCGACGGCACTGTCCTGCACCTCTCCCGCGACCACGATGGCGACCGCTTCCGCAACGCCGTCGTCCACCTCGGAGCCATCGGCGTCGTCACAAAGGTCACGCTCGATATCCTGCCGCGCTACGACATGTCGCAGGTCGTCTACCAGAACCTGTCGTTCGATCAACTCGAGCACAACCTGGAAACCATCATGGCCTCCGGCTACTCTGTCTCACTCTTCACCGACTGGCAGAAGAACCGCGTGAACCAGGTCTGGATCAAGGACAAGGCGACGGCACAAAAACAGATGCCGCCCATGTTCTACGGGGCCACGCTGCAAAAACGCAAAATGCACCCTATCGACGACCATCCCGCCGACGCCTGCACCGAACAGATGGGCACCATCGGCCCGTGGTACCTCCGCCTGCCACACTTCAAGATGGAGTTCACGCCCTCCAGCGGCGAAGAAATTCAAACTGAATTCTTCGTCGCCCGCAGTGACGGCTACCAAGCCATCCGCGCCGTAGAAAAGCTGCGCGACCGCATTACGCCGCACCTCTTCATCACGGAACTCCGCTCCATCGCGGCAGACGACCTGCCCATGAGCATGGCCTACCAGCGCGACTCGCTCGCCATCCACTTCACATGGAAGCCGGAACCGGAAGCTGTCCTGAACGTGCTGCCCGACATCCAGAAAGCGCTGGAACCCTTCGGCGCGCGACCGCACTGGGGCAAGGTCTTCACCATCGACCCCGCCTACCTCCACAGGCAATACGCGGAACTCGACCACTTCCGCGCCTTCGCCAGGGAGATGGACCCCACCGGAAAATTCCGCAACGCCTATCTGGAGAGGAATATCTTCGGCTAGCTCATTCACACACACACCAGTAGCGAAAAGTGATTATGGTAACGTAGGCCACAGACACACAATCACTTGCGCCCACTTACTCTGAATTCGCTTCGTCGAGTCACGTCGAGTCGTCTCTATATTCCGGAGATTGACGGCCTGCGTTTTATTGCGATCGCATATGTGGTGATCTTCCACATCTCCGAGCTCACACGTTTTACAGGAGCTCCCATCACCCAGGGCGTTTTGTTCACACCGCTCTTCACCGCGATTCATCACGGAGCTCGCGGCGTTCCATTCTTTTTCGCAATCAGCGGCATGGTTCTGGGACTGCCGTTCGCCCGCCACCATCTCGCCGGACACGACCGCGTTGCATTAAAGCCATATCTGATGCGGCGTGTGACGCGACTGGAGCCGCCCTATCTCGCCAACCTGTTTCTGCGTATGCCATTAGCGATGGCAGCCAAACACATCCCATTGATGAGCGGCATCAGCCATCTTGCCGTCTCCATCTTCTACGCGGACTGGATCATCTATGGCGCTACTCCTGCCATCCACCCTCCATCCTGGTCGCTCGCGGTGGAAGTCCAGTTCTATCTGCTCGCGCCGGCAATTGCATGGGTCCTGTATCGCGGAACGGACAGCGTGCGCTGGCTTGTCAGTCTTGCGCTCCTTGTAGGAGGCTGCTTCGCTTCGTGGTACTTCGCGGGAGA
It encodes the following:
- a CDS encoding Ig-like domain repeat protein; the protein is MKPNSLLMRLVVDKNHEPDEKDWCPPLDRRAALKILSMGAVGSAVTGCGNSATTTSSATSTTLSLAASATSATVGTSITLTAMVAPSAATGTVTFYSGTTVLGSATLSSGTATLTTTFSSAQTASVTAVYSGDGTYSGSTSSALTITITTQQGTTATSTALSVSTTATTVGSSIILTAQVTPSAATGTVTFYNGTTSLGTGTLSSGIATLTVTFSTAQTASLKATYAGDSTYASSTSGVVSVSVTASSTSCGTTIPAVTEGPYWTDDSASGYNRSTITSDIGGTNTQTGVPFTLTLYIYDRKNSCAAMQNVQVDIWHCNAAGVYSGIKSSTNGNGVDYTSQSWLRGYQLSDSTGMVKFVTIVPGWYTGRTTHIHMRLRSTYDTSSDGSTNTAQLFFDQTFIDSLDTTASPYSSEGKNSVTNAGDSIYNSEGGTTLLSLSGSASAGYAAAFSIYLPLS
- a CDS encoding FAD-binding protein gives rise to the protein MNRRELLQTGALALATTGTTRWMMGQGSSMNDHAAVPRTNWARNLHYSTNHVYAPTDAAQVPEIVKANAKLKGLGSRHCFNNIADSTAAQISMREVKGIFIDAAAKTVTVGAGIAYGELAPTLDKAGFALANLASLPHISVGGTIATATHGSGVNNKNLSAAVRALEIVKADGTVLHLSRDHDGDRFRNAVVHLGAIGVVTKVTLDILPRYDMSQVVYQNLSFDQLEHNLETIMASGYSVSLFTDWQKNRVNQVWIKDKATAQKQMPPMFYGATLQKRKMHPIDDHPADACTEQMGTIGPWYLRLPHFKMEFTPSSGEEIQTEFFVARSDGYQAIRAVEKLRDRITPHLFITELRSIAADDLPMSMAYQRDSLAIHFTWKPEPEAVLNVLPDIQKALEPFGARPHWGKVFTIDPAYLHRQYAELDHFRAFAREMDPTGKFRNAYLERNIFG
- a CDS encoding acyltransferase family protein produces the protein MRPLTLNSLRRVTSSRLYIPEIDGLRFIAIAYVVIFHISELTRFTGAPITQGVLFTPLFTAIHHGARGVPFFFAISGMVLGLPFARHHLAGHDRVALKPYLMRRVTRLEPPYLANLFLRMPLAMAAKHIPLMSGISHLAVSIFYADWIIYGATPAIHPPSWSLAVEVQFYLLAPAIAWVLYRGTDSVRWLVSLALLVGGCFASWYFAGEELHGAARLSILYFSQYFIAGMLMADIYVTSMERIPETFVWDLLAFPSLIAFFLVPDQFARFLLAPIIVIVFLAAFRGRLLRPFLRLPVVSITGGMCYSIYLTHSLTLQGGMAALVWGRDRLGLHPDFWVLYAVALLTIIPLILFIAVIFFVLIERPCMDPHWPHKLMKWLRERPQPQPLQA